A window of Hevea brasiliensis isolate MT/VB/25A 57/8 chromosome 14, ASM3005281v1, whole genome shotgun sequence contains these coding sequences:
- the LOC110643680 gene encoding DNA damage-repair/toleration protein DRT100-like, giving the protein MGVFFLSLCLLLVISSTVVNSCPASDLQALLAFKSSLKEPYLGIFTTWEGTNCCSNWYGISCDPTTGRVADINLRGESEDPIFEKAGRSGYMTGSINPSICKLDRLTTLIIADWKGISGEIPECVVSLKSLRILDLVGNKIFGGIPTEIGNLQRLTVINLADNEISGKIPASITKLGNLKHLDLRNNQVSGELPADFGSLKMLSRALLSRNQLTGSIPSSISNMHRLADLDLSMNQISGWLPSWLGNMPVLSTLNLDSNMISGEIPSSLLSCTGLGILNLSRNSLEGKIPDVFGAKSYFMALDLSYNNLKGPIPGSLSSAKYIGHLDLSHNHLCGPIPAGSPFDQQESSSFSNNDCLCGNPLRTC; this is encoded by the coding sequence ATGGGTGTGTTCTTTCTTTCGCTCTGTCTCCTTCTCGTCATTTCCTCCACCGTCGTCAACTCCTGCCCGGCGTCTGACCTGCAGGCCTTATTAGCCTTCAAGTCCTCATTAAAAGAACCATACTTGGGCATCTTCACTACATGGGAAGGGACCAATTGCTGCTCCAACTGGTACGGCATTAGCTGCGACCCTACCACCGGCAGAGTTGCCGACATCAACCTCCGCGGTGAATCCGAAGACCCCATCTTCGAAAAGGCCGGCCGTTCTGGTTACATGACCGGTTCCATCAACCCTTCAATATGTAAACTCGATCGTCTCACCACTTTAATCATCGCAGACTGGAAAGGTATATCCGGTGAGATCCCGGAATGCGTAGTTTCTTTGAAGTCACTTCGAATTCTTGATCTTGTTGGGAATAAAATCTTCGGCGGGATCCCCACGGAGATCGGAAACCTCCAGAGACTCACCGTCATAAACCTAGCTGACAATGAGATCTCTGGAAAGATTCCAGCTTCCATAACCAAGTTGGGGAATCTCAAGCATTTGGATTTAAGAAACAACCAAGTTTCCGGTGAGTTACCAGCCGATTTCGGTAGCTTAAAAATGCTGAGTCGAGCTTTACTGAGTCGAAACCAACTCACTGGCTCAATACCCAGCTCCATATCCAACATGCATCGCCTTGCAGACCTGGATTTATCCATGAACCAGATTTCGGGTTGGCTACCTTCCTGGTTAGGGAACATGCCGGTTCTCTCTACACTCAACTTGGATAGTAACATGATATCGGGCGAAATACCGTCTTCTTTATTGAGCTGTACCGGTTTGGGTATCTTGAATCTTAGCCGAAACTCTCTAGAGGGAAAAATACCAGATGTTTTCGGTGCAAAATCTTATTTCATGGCACTTGATTTATCATACAACAATTTGAAGGGTCCGATACCCGGTTCTTTATCTTCAGCAAAATATATCGGGCATTTGGATTTGAGCCATAACCATTTATGTGGGCCCATTCCGGCGGGATCACCGTTCGATCAGCAAGAATCGTCCTCCTTTTCTAACAATGATTGTCTTTGTGGAAACCCGTTGAGGACTTGCTAA